In Canis lupus familiaris isolate Mischka breed German Shepherd chromosome 9, alternate assembly UU_Cfam_GSD_1.0, whole genome shotgun sequence, a single window of DNA contains:
- the METTL2A gene encoding tRNA N(3)-methylcytidine methyltransferase METTL2A isoform X3: MADPYPECALAAVGEKRQQFGSRFLSDPARVFHHNAWDNVEWSEEQAAAAERKVRENSTQRVCQEKQVDYEVNAHKYWNEFYKIHENGFFKDRHWLFTEFPELAPSQNQNHLNDLLPENKRSKVPQCRSNEDGPGLQIEEQHKCSSNSLGHKMQMPPVEENVTQKLSHLEICVDEFPGSSATYRILEVGCGVGNTVFPILQTNNDPGLFVYCCDFSSTAVELVQTNSAYDPCRCFAFVHDLCDEDKSYPVPRDSLDIIILIFVLSAVVPDKMQKAINRLSRLLKPGGLMLLRDYGRYDMAQLRFKKGLIS, from the exons ATGGCCGACCCTTACCCTGAATGCGCGCTGGCTGCGGTCGGCGAGAAGAGGCAGCAGTTTGGGAGCAGATTTCTGAGCGATCCGGCGCGCGTCTTCCACCATAATGCCTG GGACAATGTGGAGTGGTCGGAAGAGCAGGCCGCCGCGGCGGAGAGGAAAGTCCGGGAGAACAGTACCCAGCGGGTGTGCCAGGAGAAGCAAG TTGATTATGAGGTCAATGCCCACAAATATTGGAATGAATTCTACAAAATCCACGAAAATGGATTTTTCAAAGATAGACATTGGCTTTTCACTGAATTCCCAGAGTTGGCACCcagccaaaaccaaaaccacttGAATGATTTGCTCCCAGAGAACAAGAGGAGTAAAGTACCTCAATGTAGAAGCAATGAGGATGGACCTGGCTTACAAATAGAAGAACAACACAAGTGTTCTTCAAATAGCCTTGGACATAAAATGCAGATGCCTCCTGTGGAAGAAAACGTAACTCAGAAACTCAGTCACCTGGAAATCTGTGTGGATGAGTTCCCTGGGTCCTCAGCTACCTACAGAATACTTGAG GTTGGTTGTGGTGTGGGAAACACAGTCTTTCCGATTTTACAAACTAACAA TGACCCAGGACTCTTTGTTTACTGTTGTGATTTTTCTTCCACAGCTGTGGAACTGGTCCAG ACAAATTCAGCATATGATCCTTGTCGGTGCTTTGCCTTTGTTCACGATCTATGTGACGAAGATAAGAGTTACCCAGTGCCCAGGGATAGCCTTGATATTATCATCcttatatttgttctttcagCGGTTGTTCCAGACAA GATGCAGAAGGCTATCAACAGGCTGAGCAGACTTCTGAAACCGGGAGGGTTGATGCTTCTGCGAGATTATGGCCGCTATGACATGGCTCAGCTTCGgtttaaaaaag